The Streptomyces tendae genome has a window encoding:
- a CDS encoding M4 family metallopeptidase, with protein MVITAAALAVSALPASAGAASPDGTSGNPRSVGALPQIDATARAGARAVPLSPARRRQLLDRAADAAPDTARSLGLGSHETLIPKNVVEDADGTVHTRYDRTYAGLPVLGGDLVVHQQGGSRTVTYAAQGELTLGTTTAEVPAATARKSALSKASAEGTRKADAHDAPRRVVWMMGGRPTLAWETVVTGVQQDGSPSERHVVTDAASGTVLASAEHVKSAQGNSLHGGRVTIGSTPQADGTYALIDPERGGHRTLDSSVDSRGVLFTDDDDVWGDGTPSDPQTAAVDAAYGARMTWDFFKDRFGRNGIADDGRGSTSRVHYEQSRGVPLANANWQDGCFCMSYGDGADGQHPVTSLDIAAHEMTHGVTSATAGLGDFGESPGLNEAISDMMAAAVEFYADNPHDVPDYMVAELDDLHGDGKPIRYMDRPSKAGVSAVGYAPLDYWTPEARWKEAHMVAGIGDHFFYLLAEGSGQKTINGVDYESPTYDKLPVAGIGRSDAAEVVYRALTVYMTSTTDYAGARTATLQAAADLYGSQSDAYEAVANAWAGVNVGNRFVNHIAADPLPTEPVATGQPVSRRIRASSTRPGPLTYSARKLPLGLSVDRATGLITGTPRKAGDYPSSVVVTDAAGDTRTFSFTWTALESGGHFFVNPTRYVIPQWGVAESPLVYKGKPGKAPSDLKVTVDLDHGFSNAMLIDLIAPDGTVVPVKPWGPWVLTPELHETYTVDASAVTKTGTWTLRVTDATPGLYDLDPGHLQRWSLTF; from the coding sequence GTGGTGATCACCGCCGCGGCCCTGGCGGTCTCCGCGCTGCCCGCCTCGGCCGGTGCCGCGTCCCCTGACGGCACCTCGGGGAACCCCCGGTCGGTGGGAGCGCTCCCTCAGATTGACGCGACGGCCAGGGCGGGAGCCAGGGCCGTCCCCCTGTCGCCCGCCCGACGCCGGCAGTTGCTCGACCGGGCGGCCGACGCGGCGCCGGACACGGCCCGTTCACTGGGTCTCGGCAGTCACGAGACACTGATCCCGAAGAACGTCGTCGAAGACGCCGACGGGACGGTGCATACCCGCTACGACCGCACGTACGCCGGACTGCCTGTGCTCGGTGGCGACCTGGTGGTTCATCAGCAGGGCGGGTCCCGGACCGTCACCTACGCCGCCCAGGGCGAGTTGACCCTGGGGACGACCACGGCCGAGGTGCCCGCGGCCACGGCGAGGAAGTCGGCCCTGAGCAAGGCGTCGGCGGAGGGCACCCGCAAGGCGGACGCACACGACGCCCCCCGCCGGGTCGTGTGGATGATGGGCGGCCGTCCGACGCTGGCCTGGGAGACGGTGGTCACCGGCGTGCAGCAGGACGGCTCCCCCAGCGAGCGCCACGTCGTGACGGACGCCGCGAGCGGTACCGTCCTGGCGAGCGCCGAACACGTGAAGTCCGCCCAGGGCAACAGCCTCCACGGCGGGCGCGTCACGATCGGCTCCACCCCTCAGGCCGACGGCACCTATGCCCTGATCGACCCCGAGCGCGGTGGCCACCGGACGCTCGACTCGAGCGTCGACTCACGCGGGGTCCTGTTCACCGACGACGACGACGTGTGGGGCGACGGAACACCGTCGGACCCCCAGACCGCGGCGGTCGACGCGGCGTACGGCGCGCGGATGACGTGGGACTTCTTCAAGGACCGCTTCGGCCGCAACGGCATAGCCGACGACGGCCGCGGCAGCACCTCCCGGGTGCACTACGAGCAGTCACGAGGGGTGCCTCTCGCCAACGCCAACTGGCAGGACGGCTGTTTCTGCATGAGCTACGGCGACGGAGCGGACGGGCAGCACCCGGTGACGTCCCTGGACATCGCCGCCCACGAGATGACGCACGGAGTCACCTCCGCCACGGCGGGGCTGGGCGACTTCGGTGAATCGCCGGGCCTCAACGAAGCGATCAGCGACATGATGGCTGCCGCCGTCGAGTTCTACGCCGACAACCCCCATGACGTGCCCGACTACATGGTGGCCGAGCTGGACGACCTGCACGGCGACGGCAAGCCCATCCGCTACATGGACCGTCCCTCGAAGGCCGGTGTCAGCGCCGTCGGTTACGCGCCCCTGGACTACTGGACGCCGGAAGCCAGGTGGAAAGAAGCGCACATGGTGGCCGGGATAGGTGACCACTTCTTCTACCTGCTCGCCGAGGGCAGCGGGCAGAAGACCATCAACGGTGTGGACTACGAGAGCCCGACCTACGACAAGCTGCCCGTCGCGGGCATCGGACGGAGCGACGCCGCCGAGGTGGTGTACCGCGCCCTCACGGTCTACATGACCAGTACCACCGACTACGCGGGCGCCCGCACCGCGACGCTCCAGGCCGCGGCCGACCTGTACGGCTCGCAGAGCGATGCCTACGAGGCCGTCGCCAACGCCTGGGCGGGTGTCAACGTCGGCAACCGGTTCGTCAACCACATCGCCGCGGACCCGCTGCCGACCGAGCCGGTGGCCACCGGCCAGCCGGTCAGCCGCCGGATCAGGGCGTCCAGCACGCGTCCCGGCCCGCTCACCTACTCCGCGCGAAAGCTGCCTCTGGGGCTGTCGGTCGACCGCGCCACCGGCCTGATCACCGGTACGCCCCGCAAGGCCGGTGACTATCCCTCGTCCGTCGTCGTCACGGACGCGGCCGGGGACACCCGGACGTTCTCCTTCACCTGGACCGCTCTCGAGTCCGGAGGCCACTTCTTCGTCAACCCCACCAGGTACGTGATCCCCCAGTGGGGGGTGGCCGAGTCCCCGCTGGTCTACAAGGGGAAGCCGGGCAAGGCGCCGAGCGACCTCAAGGTCACGGTCGACCTCGACCACGGGTTCAGCAACGCCATGCTGATCGACCTGATCGCCCCCGACGGCACCGTCGTCCCGGTCAAGCCCTGGGGACCCTGGGTGCTCACGCCCGAACTGCACGAGACGTACACGGTCGACGCCTCCGCCGTCACGAAGACCGGTACCTGGACGCTTCGGGTCACCGACGCCACCCCGGGGCTGTACGACCTGGACCCGGGTCATCTCCAGCGCTGGAGCCTGACCTTCTGA
- a CDS encoding alpha-L-rhamnosidase, whose amino-acid sequence MISRRNVLASTAAAVAAAAAGAVPAQGAPAPPTTARAGGRSAPVKITAPTVEYARHPLGLDEPRPRFSWPMASDEPGLRQSAYQLRVATSAAALAHPDIWDSGRVASDESALVPYAGPELRPRTRYFWTVRVWDGRGGVSGWSEPDWWETGLLGADQWSARWISAPAELTDAPSFQGCHWIWFPEGDPASSAPAETRWFRRTADLPEAVTSATLVITADNAYSASVNGREVARTDLATDNQDWRKPAVVDVIDQVRSGGNVIAVEAVNGTEGPAGLLAVLVVRTASGEQRIVTDAAWKATDQEPAGDWRGAGFDDTAWAAAREAAPWGGGPWGRVTPVTHAVTRLRREFSLRRGKVRRARLYVTALGLYEAHLNGVRVGRDQLAPGWTDYRTRVQYQTHDVTELVRSGGNALGVHLAPGWYAGNVGMFGPHQYGEHPALLAQLEVDYADGTTQRVTSDTDWSASTGPIVAADLLDGETYDARKETPGWTSPGFDDGTWPRAGAADGELPARVVAQVDAPVRVTEELTPAGVTEPRPGAFVFDLGRNMVGSVRLRVKGEAGTVVRLRHAEVLNADGTVYTANLRAAKATDTYVLKGGGTETYEPRFTFHGFRYVEVTGFPGTPTARAVTGRVMHTDAPATLTFETDSPMLDRLHSNITWGQRGNFLSVPTDTPARDERLGWTGDINVFAPTAAYTMESARFLTKWLTDLRDAQTAEGSFTHVAPDVGRLGDGAAGWGDAGVTVPWALYQAYGDLRVVEDAWPSVVAWLGYLEKHSDGLLRPADGFGDWLNVEDETPKDVIATAYFAHVADLAARMARELDRDPAPYDDLFGRVREAFQRAYVDAAGRVKGDTQTAYVLALSMRLVPDALRGAAADRLVALIEARDWHLSTGFLGTPRLLPVLTDTGHTDIAYRLLTRRTFPSWGYQIDQGATTMWERWDSLRPDGTFQDPGMNSFNHYAYGSVGEWMYTHIAGISPGRPGYREILVRPRPGGGIDEARATLRSVRGPISTWWRRRRGRFELTCSVPANTTAQVWVPASATDRVTHTGATPLRHEDGCQVFRVGSGTHRFTV is encoded by the coding sequence GTGATCAGTCGCAGAAACGTCCTGGCGAGCACGGCGGCCGCGGTGGCCGCCGCGGCAGCCGGAGCCGTGCCGGCCCAGGGCGCGCCCGCGCCCCCCACCACCGCCCGAGCGGGCGGCAGATCCGCACCCGTGAAGATCACCGCCCCCACGGTCGAGTACGCCCGGCATCCGCTGGGACTCGACGAACCCCGCCCGCGGTTCAGCTGGCCCATGGCCTCGGACGAGCCGGGGCTCCGGCAGAGCGCCTACCAGCTGCGGGTGGCCACCAGCGCCGCCGCCCTGGCCCACCCGGACATCTGGGACAGCGGCCGGGTGGCGTCGGACGAGTCGGCCCTCGTCCCGTACGCGGGGCCCGAACTACGGCCGAGGACACGGTACTTCTGGACCGTGCGGGTCTGGGACGGCCGGGGCGGGGTCTCCGGGTGGAGCGAACCGGACTGGTGGGAGACCGGCCTGCTCGGTGCCGATCAGTGGTCCGCGCGGTGGATCTCCGCCCCCGCGGAGCTGACCGACGCACCCTCCTTCCAGGGCTGCCACTGGATCTGGTTCCCCGAGGGCGACCCGGCGAGCAGCGCCCCGGCCGAGACCCGCTGGTTCCGCCGCACCGCGGACCTCCCCGAGGCCGTCACCTCGGCCACACTGGTGATCACCGCGGACAACGCCTACTCGGCGTCCGTCAACGGCCGCGAGGTGGCCCGCACCGACCTGGCCACGGACAACCAGGACTGGCGCAAGCCCGCCGTCGTGGACGTCATCGACCAGGTGAGGTCCGGCGGCAACGTGATCGCGGTCGAGGCGGTCAACGGCACCGAAGGACCCGCCGGTCTGCTCGCCGTCCTCGTCGTACGCACGGCATCCGGCGAGCAGCGCATCGTGACGGACGCCGCGTGGAAGGCCACCGACCAGGAGCCTGCCGGGGACTGGCGCGGCGCGGGTTTCGACGACACGGCATGGGCGGCCGCCCGCGAGGCGGCACCGTGGGGAGGCGGCCCGTGGGGGAGGGTCACGCCCGTCACGCACGCCGTCACCCGGCTGCGCCGTGAGTTCTCCCTTCGGCGCGGGAAGGTGCGGCGGGCGCGGCTGTACGTCACCGCGCTCGGGCTCTACGAGGCGCACCTCAACGGGGTCCGGGTCGGCCGCGACCAACTCGCCCCCGGCTGGACGGACTACCGCACCCGCGTGCAGTACCAGACGCACGACGTCACGGAGTTGGTCCGTAGCGGCGGCAACGCCCTCGGGGTCCATCTCGCGCCGGGCTGGTACGCGGGCAACGTCGGCATGTTCGGCCCGCACCAGTACGGCGAACACCCCGCACTGCTGGCCCAGTTGGAGGTCGACTACGCCGACGGGACCACGCAGCGCGTCACCTCCGACACGGACTGGTCCGCGTCGACGGGGCCGATCGTGGCGGCCGACCTGCTGGACGGCGAGACGTACGACGCCCGCAAGGAGACTCCCGGCTGGACCTCACCGGGCTTCGACGACGGGACATGGCCGCGCGCCGGTGCGGCGGACGGCGAACTTCCCGCGCGTGTCGTGGCCCAGGTCGACGCCCCCGTACGGGTCACCGAGGAGCTGACGCCGGCAGGTGTCACCGAGCCCCGGCCCGGCGCGTTCGTCTTCGACCTGGGCCGCAACATGGTCGGTTCCGTACGGCTACGGGTCAAGGGCGAGGCGGGCACCGTGGTGCGCCTGCGGCACGCCGAGGTCCTCAACGCGGACGGCACCGTCTACACGGCGAACCTCCGCGCCGCGAAAGCGACCGACACATACGTCCTCAAGGGCGGCGGCACCGAGACGTACGAACCCCGCTTCACCTTCCACGGCTTCCGCTACGTCGAGGTCACCGGCTTCCCCGGCACCCCGACCGCTCGAGCGGTCACCGGACGCGTCATGCACACCGACGCGCCGGCCACGCTCACCTTCGAGACCGACTCGCCGATGCTCGACCGACTGCACAGCAACATCACCTGGGGGCAGCGGGGGAACTTCCTCTCCGTCCCGACCGACACCCCGGCCCGGGACGAACGTCTCGGCTGGACCGGCGACATCAACGTGTTCGCACCCACCGCCGCCTACACCATGGAGTCGGCGCGCTTCCTGACGAAGTGGCTGACGGACCTGCGCGACGCGCAGACGGCGGAAGGCTCCTTCACGCACGTGGCACCCGACGTCGGGCGCCTCGGCGACGGAGCCGCGGGCTGGGGCGACGCCGGCGTCACCGTCCCGTGGGCCCTCTACCAGGCGTACGGGGACCTGCGCGTCGTCGAGGACGCGTGGCCGTCCGTGGTGGCCTGGCTGGGCTACCTGGAGAAGCACAGCGACGGCCTGCTGCGGCCGGCGGACGGCTTCGGCGACTGGCTGAACGTCGAGGACGAGACACCGAAGGACGTCATCGCCACCGCCTACTTCGCGCACGTCGCGGACCTCGCGGCGAGGATGGCACGCGAGCTGGACCGGGACCCGGCGCCCTACGACGACCTGTTCGGGCGGGTGCGGGAAGCGTTCCAGCGGGCGTACGTCGACGCCGCGGGCAGGGTGAAGGGTGACACGCAGACCGCGTACGTCCTCGCCCTGTCCATGCGGCTGGTGCCGGACGCGCTGCGGGGCGCGGCGGCCGACCGCCTCGTGGCCCTCATCGAGGCACGCGACTGGCACCTGTCGACCGGGTTCCTCGGCACGCCCCGACTGCTGCCCGTTCTCACCGACACCGGACACACCGACATCGCCTACCGGCTGCTCACCCGGCGTACCTTCCCGAGCTGGGGCTACCAGATCGACCAGGGCGCGACCACGATGTGGGAGCGCTGGGACTCCCTCCGGCCCGACGGGACCTTCCAGGACCCGGGCATGAACTCCTTCAACCACTACGCCTACGGCTCGGTGGGGGAGTGGATGTACACCCACATCGCCGGTATCTCCCCGGGCCGGCCGGGCTACCGCGAGATCCTCGTCCGCCCACGTCCCGGCGGCGGCATCGACGAAGCCCGGGCGACGCTGAGGTCGGTGCGCGGCCCGATCTCCACGTGGTGGCGGCGCCGGCGCGGCCGCTTCGAGCTGACGTGCTCCGTGCCCGCGAACACCACGGCGCAGGTGTGGGTCCCGGCGTCGGCCACGGACCGGGTCACGCACACGGGCGCGACACCACTGCGCCACGAGGACGGCTGCCAGGTGTTCCGGGTCGGCTCGGGCACCCACCGGTTCACCGTCTGA
- a CDS encoding SRPBCC family protein, translating into MAHEDDTQRAVPNTPEMRTDGDGVTRRRPLRRRHVEETVDVAVPVRTAYNQWTQFKIFPRFSGVVRSVEQVRPTVTAWTLGRGPLRHRFAVEIVEQDPDAYLAWRGLEQHPSHEGEVEFRPNGSGGTTITVRMLLEPRGAAGILTRSSRVTDMAARLVRGELVRFKRFIEGLGQEGGAWRGTIRNGRVQHDRPEPPRSRVAQWPVG; encoded by the coding sequence ATGGCGCACGAAGACGACACCCAGCGGGCCGTACCGAACACGCCGGAGATGCGTACGGACGGAGACGGCGTCACGCGCCGCCGGCCCCTGCGCAGGCGGCACGTCGAGGAGACCGTCGACGTCGCGGTGCCGGTCCGGACGGCGTACAACCAGTGGACGCAGTTCAAGATCTTCCCGCGCTTCTCGGGCGTGGTGCGCAGCGTCGAGCAGGTCAGGCCGACCGTGACGGCCTGGACCCTCGGCCGCGGGCCGCTGCGCCACCGTTTCGCGGTCGAGATCGTGGAGCAGGACCCTGACGCCTACCTGGCCTGGCGCGGACTCGAACAGCACCCCTCGCACGAGGGCGAGGTCGAGTTCAGGCCGAACGGCTCAGGGGGCACCACGATCACCGTCCGGATGCTCCTGGAACCGCGGGGAGCCGCGGGGATCCTCACCCGCTCGTCCCGGGTCACCGACATGGCCGCCCGGCTGGTGCGCGGCGAGCTGGTCCGCTTCAAGCGGTTCATCGAGGGACTGGGGCAGGAGGGCGGGGCCTGGCGCGGCACGATCCGCAACGGCCGTGTGCAGCACGACCGCCCGGAACCGCCCAGGAGCCGCGTCGCCCAATGGCCCGTCGGCTGA